Proteins from a genomic interval of Tenacibaculum sp. SZ-18:
- a CDS encoding gamma carbonic anhydrase family protein, with protein MPIIKSVRGKSPQISADCFIAENATIIGEVTIGKECSVWFNAVIRGDVHFIKMGDKVNVQDGAVIHATFEKSPTTIGNNVSIGHNAIVHGCTIHDNVLVGMGSIIMDDCIVESNTIIAAGAVVTKNTRIESGSIYAGVPAKKVKDISPELTSGEVNRIADNYVKYASWFK; from the coding sequence ATGCCAATCATTAAATCAGTTCGAGGAAAATCACCTCAAATATCAGCAGATTGCTTTATTGCCGAAAACGCAACAATTATAGGAGAAGTAACAATAGGAAAAGAATGTAGTGTTTGGTTTAATGCTGTTATACGAGGTGATGTGCATTTTATTAAAATGGGAGATAAGGTGAATGTACAAGATGGAGCTGTAATACACGCAACCTTCGAGAAATCACCAACTACTATTGGTAATAATGTATCTATTGGACATAATGCGATAGTTCATGGTTGCACAATTCACGATAATGTTTTGGTTGGAATGGGAAGTATCATAATGGATGATTGTATCGTTGAAAGCAACACAATTATAGCAGCTGGAGCTGTGGTTACTAAAAATACTCGAATCGAAAGTGGTAGTATTTATGCAGGAGTTCCTGCTAAAAAAGTTAAAGATATTTCACCAGAGTTGACTTCAGGCGAAGTTAATAGAATAGCAGACAATTATGTAAAATATGCTAGTTGGTTTAAATAG
- a CDS encoding LytR/AlgR family response regulator transcription factor, protein MKLKTIIVEDEQISRDILRNYIGKYCPDLELVGEASNIQEAYELIQQHELDLVFLDVEMPFGNGFDLLEKVDNRTFETIFVTAYDHYAIEALNNQATYYLLKPISIDELIKSVGLVKEIKDKENQLQNSILQPKTPTITGKITIPLQDGFEVVNVEEIVYCKADDNYTEIHLTNSKKVVSKTLKHFEEVLKEYPFARIHKSFLVNINEITKYKKGKGGSVELTSGKEILVSASKKGNLLAFFK, encoded by the coding sequence ATGAAATTGAAAACAATTATTGTAGAGGACGAGCAAATTAGTAGAGATATATTAAGGAATTATATTGGTAAGTATTGTCCGGATCTTGAATTGGTAGGAGAAGCAAGTAATATCCAGGAAGCCTATGAACTAATTCAACAACATGAACTTGATTTGGTATTTTTAGATGTAGAAATGCCTTTTGGTAACGGTTTTGACTTGTTAGAAAAGGTTGATAATAGAACTTTTGAAACAATATTCGTGACAGCATACGACCATTATGCAATTGAAGCTTTAAACAATCAAGCTACATATTATCTATTAAAACCTATTTCTATTGATGAATTGATTAAATCTGTTGGTCTAGTAAAGGAAATTAAAGACAAGGAAAATCAACTTCAGAATTCAATTCTTCAGCCTAAAACCCCAACAATTACAGGTAAAATAACCATTCCATTACAAGATGGTTTTGAAGTTGTTAATGTTGAAGAGATCGTTTATTGTAAAGCTGATGACAACTATACCGAAATTCACTTAACAAACTCAAAGAAAGTCGTAAGTAAAACACTGAAACATTTTGAGGAAGTTTTAAAGGAATATCCATTTGCAAGGATTCACAAATCTTTCTTAGTGAATATTAATGAAATTACTAAATACAAGAAAGGAAAAGGAGGAAGTGTAGAGTTGACTAGCGGAAAAGAAATATTAGTATCAGCATCAAAAAAAGGAAATTTATTAGCTTTTTTTAAATAA
- a CDS encoding tetratricopeptide repeat-containing sensor histidine kinase, whose product MNKPFELEVKVFDENNRRYIEDAQISVNSFITYKSDSRGIYTVKARLHDELVVRHPDFKTVYHIINSQQSIQVRIKKIDKKKESFFKNSSKKEANYLQFIDSAKFYSEKNIDKSLSFIEELLKSEQSKSRHANTYKVLADIYVHWKQYDIAITNFKTSLRIYEKVETRLQLAKAQYLAKAYDDSEQTYIELKTNELSNYERVQVFHGLADVYYAKNEFDKAKSNYEKGLEIAEKHGIREEIPDLNTEIANIYAREGNLSMANSRISKTLEQVSELDAEPSLKIQQEVADFYNKTEQYDNEIQLRKEILENVDKSSRNNSKRKKQYISTDEDKIDESKDSLTSQKLNYKIGNAYVLKENYDEAINYLKKSIIEANRKEDFEVKKHATRKLSEVYDAVGSKMKALKTYKDFVEVVDALYIKKEQEIYQSQRLSKKIAENQSRIAILIKEKELTESRLSLAYKENELSNEKDILQQVIIYSLLLGLVLMSLLSYYSYRANQKQKLANNLLALKSMRSQMNPHFIFNALNSVNSFIAVNDERNANRYLSEFSVLMRSVLENSDEDFIPFTKEIELLELYVKLEHNRFQDKFDYTIDVDSSINLEEYKIPPMLLQPYIENAIWHGLRYKKDKGVLKIAVKQEENDAINITIEDNGIGRKKSMEMKTKNQLKQKSKGMSTIKNRIAILNDMYQDKVAVLISDCLPDGSGTKVELTLKK is encoded by the coding sequence ATGAATAAACCCTTCGAGTTGGAAGTTAAAGTTTTCGATGAAAATAACAGAAGATATATTGAAGATGCGCAAATAAGTGTAAATTCATTTATAACTTACAAGTCGGATAGTCGCGGAATTTATACCGTTAAAGCAAGATTGCATGATGAATTAGTTGTTAGACATCCAGATTTTAAAACAGTATATCATATAATTAATTCACAACAGTCAATTCAAGTAAGAATAAAAAAAATAGATAAAAAGAAAGAAAGCTTTTTCAAAAATTCTAGTAAAAAAGAAGCTAATTATCTTCAATTTATTGATTCCGCCAAGTTTTATTCAGAGAAGAATATAGATAAAAGTCTTAGTTTTATTGAAGAACTATTGAAGTCCGAGCAATCTAAAAGCAGACATGCTAATACGTATAAAGTTTTAGCGGATATATATGTACACTGGAAACAGTATGATATTGCAATTACTAATTTTAAAACATCACTAAGGATTTATGAAAAGGTAGAAACTAGGTTGCAATTAGCTAAAGCTCAATATTTAGCTAAAGCATATGATGATAGTGAGCAAACCTATATAGAGTTAAAAACAAATGAATTAAGTAATTATGAAAGAGTTCAAGTTTTCCATGGTTTAGCAGATGTATATTATGCTAAAAATGAATTTGATAAAGCCAAAAGTAATTATGAAAAAGGTTTGGAAATTGCAGAGAAACACGGTATTCGAGAAGAAATCCCCGATTTAAATACAGAAATTGCAAATATTTATGCCAGAGAAGGGAATCTTAGCATGGCGAACTCTAGAATAAGTAAAACTTTAGAACAGGTTTCTGAATTAGATGCAGAACCGTCTCTTAAAATACAACAAGAAGTGGCGGATTTCTATAATAAAACAGAGCAGTATGATAATGAAATTCAATTAAGAAAAGAGATTCTTGAAAATGTAGATAAAAGTTCTAGAAATAATTCGAAAAGGAAGAAGCAATACATTAGTACAGATGAAGATAAAATAGATGAATCAAAGGATTCATTAACATCTCAAAAGTTGAATTATAAAATTGGTAATGCATACGTTTTAAAAGAGAATTATGATGAAGCAATTAATTATCTTAAAAAAAGTATAATAGAAGCTAATAGAAAAGAAGATTTTGAGGTAAAGAAACATGCAACTAGAAAGTTGTCAGAGGTCTATGATGCTGTTGGGTCTAAAATGAAGGCGTTAAAAACTTATAAAGACTTTGTGGAAGTAGTAGATGCTTTGTATATAAAGAAAGAGCAAGAGATTTATCAAAGTCAGAGATTAAGTAAAAAAATAGCGGAAAACCAAAGCAGAATTGCTATTTTAATTAAAGAAAAAGAATTAACTGAAAGTAGGTTAAGCTTGGCTTACAAAGAAAATGAATTATCAAATGAAAAAGATATACTGCAACAGGTAATTATTTATTCACTTTTATTGGGCTTGGTTTTGATGAGTTTATTGAGTTATTATTCTTACAGAGCCAATCAAAAGCAAAAGTTAGCTAATAATTTATTAGCATTAAAATCAATGAGATCCCAAATGAATCCACATTTCATTTTTAATGCTCTAAATTCTGTAAATAGTTTTATTGCAGTAAATGATGAAAGAAATGCGAATAGATATTTGTCAGAGTTTTCTGTTTTAATGAGATCTGTTTTAGAAAATTCTGATGAAGATTTTATACCATTTACAAAAGAAATTGAATTGCTTGAGCTTTATGTAAAATTAGAACATAATCGTTTTCAAGATAAATTTGATTATACAATTGATGTAGATTCATCGATTAATTTGGAAGAGTATAAAATTCCGCCAATGCTATTGCAGCCATATATTGAAAATGCTATTTGGCATGGGTTACGGTATAAAAAAGATAAAGGAGTTTTAAAAATCGCTGTTAAACAAGAGGAAAATGATGCTATAAATATAACCATCGAAGATAATGGGATAGGAAGAAAGAAATCGATGGAAATGAAAACGAAAAATCAATTGAAACAAAAGTCGAAAGGTATGAGTACAATTAAAAATAGGATTGCCATTTTAAATGATATGTATCAAGATAAAGTAGCAGTTTTAATTTCTGATTGTTTACCTGACGGTTCGGGAACGAAAGTTGAACTAACACTTAAAAAATAA
- a CDS encoding glucosaminidase domain-containing protein, whose amino-acid sequence MKLRIIIFSVLVAFLSSCGSKKQVVTQPKSKTIVVTAPKKEKKVVIPEVKPKVTKNKRDNSITKTTEDYITKFAPIAVREMHRYKIPASITLAQGILESGSGRSPLALRSNNHFGIKCHKGWDGKSVTHDDDEIGECFRKYEHPETSYEDHSQFLTSRKRYAGLFRLKLTDYKGWAYGLKRAGYATDKKYPVKLIGLIKKYNLNKYDRAAKSKVVNKSKGYNESNNNTKTNFYYKVVKGDTLYSISRKFNTSVSQLKKLNKLSNNHISIGQELILK is encoded by the coding sequence ATGAAGTTGAGAATAATAATTTTTAGTGTTTTAGTAGCTTTTTTGTCAAGCTGTGGTTCTAAAAAGCAAGTAGTAACACAACCAAAATCCAAAACGATTGTTGTTACAGCTCCTAAAAAAGAAAAGAAAGTTGTTATTCCGGAAGTAAAACCGAAAGTAACAAAGAACAAGAGAGATAATAGTATTACCAAAACTACGGAAGATTATATTACAAAATTTGCTCCAATTGCCGTGAGAGAAATGCATCGATATAAAATCCCAGCGAGTATTACCTTGGCTCAAGGTATTTTGGAGTCTGGAAGTGGTAGAAGTCCTTTAGCGCTTAGGTCGAATAATCATTTTGGAATTAAATGTCACAAAGGTTGGGACGGTAAAAGTGTAACTCATGATGATGATGAAATTGGAGAGTGTTTTAGAAAGTATGAACATCCGGAAACTTCATATGAAGATCACTCACAATTTTTAACATCAAGAAAAAGATATGCGGGTTTATTCCGACTAAAACTAACAGATTATAAAGGTTGGGCTTATGGATTAAAAAGAGCAGGGTATGCAACGGATAAAAAGTATCCAGTGAAATTGATAGGTTTGATTAAAAAATATAATCTAAATAAATATGATAGAGCAGCTAAATCAAAAGTTGTAAATAAATCAAAGGGTTACAACGAGTCTAACAACAATACAAAAACAAATTTTTATTATAAGGTTGTAAAAGGAGATACTTTATATTCTATTTCCAGAAAGTTTAATACTTCAGTTTCACAACTTAAGAAGTTAAATAAGCTTAGCAATAATCATATAAGTATTGGTCAAGAATTAATATTAAAATAA
- a CDS encoding 1-aminocyclopropane-1-carboxylate deaminase/D-cysteine desulfhydrase produces the protein MSNEFNLNIENQQIHLTELHQYGVELWIKREDKIHLQISGNKFRKLKYNVIEAQHQEKNTLLTFGGAYSNHILAVAAAGRLNTLRTIGVIRGDELAFNLDKVLKENQTLAKAKEFGMEFEFVARETYKNKTSDKFVRELENKYGDFYLIPEGGTNQLAIKGCEEILTEEDEKFDYICLALGTGGTISGIINSTKDYQKVLGFPALKGDFLQKEVENFTNAKQNWKLYNDYHFGGYGKVKSELICFINDFKRETNVLLDPIYTGKMMFGVIDLIKKNKFPKGAKILTIHTGGIQGISGVNKKLRSKNLEEIQL, from the coding sequence ATTTCAAATGAGTTCAATTTAAATATTGAAAATCAACAAATCCATTTAACTGAATTACATCAATATGGTGTAGAATTATGGATAAAAAGGGAAGATAAAATTCATCTTCAAATTTCAGGTAATAAGTTTCGTAAATTAAAGTACAATGTAATTGAAGCTCAACATCAAGAGAAAAATACGTTACTAACTTTTGGTGGTGCTTATTCTAACCATATTTTGGCGGTCGCGGCAGCAGGGAGACTAAATACCCTAAGAACAATAGGTGTTATTCGAGGTGATGAGTTAGCTTTTAATTTAGACAAAGTTTTAAAGGAAAATCAAACATTAGCAAAAGCTAAAGAGTTTGGAATGGAGTTTGAATTTGTTGCAAGAGAAACTTATAAAAATAAAACATCTGATAAATTTGTCCGCGAATTAGAAAATAAATATGGAGATTTCTATTTAATTCCAGAAGGAGGAACTAATCAATTGGCTATTAAAGGTTGTGAGGAGATATTAACAGAAGAAGATGAAAAATTCGATTATATTTGCTTGGCTCTTGGAACAGGGGGAACAATTTCAGGGATAATTAATTCAACAAAAGATTATCAGAAAGTATTAGGATTTCCTGCTTTAAAAGGTGATTTTCTGCAAAAGGAAGTAGAGAATTTTACAAATGCAAAGCAAAACTGGAAATTGTATAATGATTATCATTTTGGAGGATATGGAAAGGTTAAGTCTGAATTAATTTGTTTTATTAATGATTTTAAACGAGAAACGAATGTCTTATTAGACCCTATTTATACAGGGAAAATGATGTTTGGTGTAATTGATTTAATCAAGAAGAATAAATTTCCAAAAGGAGCTAAAATTTTAACAATTCATACGGGAGGAATTCAAGGGATTTCGGGAGTCAATAAAAAATTAAGAAGTAAAAACTTAGAGGAAATACAGTTATAA
- a CDS encoding winged helix-turn-helix domain-containing protein — MNKLVVKVLLGTLFLFSCNSRESDISNKVKVSLRNVGHQLLLTQNDSTSLVLPVKQIQEHKYELSFENGLQIEPDKLASLINQNFKKSELPSSYLVEVENCVNNEIAYSFEMILNEENSIIPCSGRNLPNGCYIISVSFLQDQNESRSLLYLLISLLFSVTVFFIVFYKGKLNSKVLEEPNDTQKLGSFIFYPEQNKLVKQAVEIPLSKKECELVAIFIEKPNQIIKREELTKKVWEDNGVFVGRSLDTYISKIRKKIKEDTSIRLVNIHGVGYKLEVD, encoded by the coding sequence ATGAATAAATTAGTTGTTAAAGTACTTCTTGGTACGTTGTTTCTTTTTTCTTGTAACTCAAGAGAGTCTGATATTTCAAATAAGGTTAAAGTGTCACTTAGAAATGTTGGACATCAATTATTACTTACTCAGAATGATTCTACTTCGTTAGTTTTACCTGTAAAACAAATTCAGGAACACAAGTATGAACTTTCTTTTGAAAATGGATTACAAATAGAACCAGATAAACTTGCAAGTTTAATAAATCAAAATTTCAAAAAATCTGAACTTCCTTCTAGTTATTTGGTAGAAGTAGAAAACTGTGTAAATAATGAAATTGCTTATAGTTTTGAAATGATATTAAACGAGGAAAATTCCATTATTCCATGTTCAGGACGAAACTTGCCAAATGGTTGCTATATTATTTCGGTTAGTTTTTTGCAAGATCAAAATGAAAGTAGGAGCTTGTTATATTTACTTATTTCATTGCTATTTTCAGTAACTGTTTTTTTCATTGTATTCTACAAAGGAAAATTGAATTCAAAAGTTCTTGAAGAACCCAATGATACTCAAAAGCTAGGAAGTTTTATTTTTTATCCAGAGCAAAATAAATTGGTAAAACAGGCTGTGGAAATTCCATTATCCAAAAAGGAATGTGAATTAGTAGCAATATTTATTGAAAAACCAAATCAGATAATAAAAAGAGAAGAATTAACAAAGAAAGTTTGGGAAGATAATGGTGTTTTCGTTGGAAGAAGCTTGGACACCTATATTTCTAAAATCAGAAAAAAAATAAAAGAAGATACTTCCATTCGATTGGTAAATATTCATGGAGTGGGGTATAAATTAGAAGTTGATTAA
- a CDS encoding ABC-F family ATP-binding cassette domain-containing protein produces MLNVHNLTVSFMGTDLFSGITFKLIKGDRVGLIGKNGAGKSTLLKVLSKDIESSGGTLAFDKDIKIGFLRQDIDFVQGRTILEEAYQAFEEIIEIEGKLEVINQHLAERTDYESESYNQLIIDLNEHTERYELLGGYNYQGDTEKILQGLGFQREDFDKLTDTFSGGWRMRIELAKLLLQNNDILLLDEPTNHLDIESIIWLENFLKNYTGAIVLVSHDKMFLDNVTNRTIEISLGQIYDYKKPYSKYLEQRADIKEKQLQAQKNQEKEIKRTEQLIEKFRAKASKASMAQSLIKKLDKVERIEVDQDENAVMNVRFEISKEPGKIIAEAEKVSKSYGTKEVLRDVNLIIERNAKVAFVGQNGQGKSTLAKMMVGEIPFEGNLKLGHNVEVGYFAQNQSEYLPQEKTVLEIVEEAANDSNRVRARDMLGAFLFSGDAVEKKAKVLSGGERNRLALCKLLMTPFNVLIMDEPTNHLDIVSKNVLKKALQNFNGTLILVSHDREFLQGLANKVYGFKDKIIKEYLGDIDYFLEQHQIDNLREAEKRTVLKAEKDTSKKEAYKLSKEQEKELKKLRNRSSKIENLIANLEQEIENIDLELAQNYDEVSSQPNFFEEYKAKKAKLDDLMFEWEEVEEKISGF; encoded by the coding sequence ATGCTAAACGTACATAACCTTACGGTGTCTTTTATGGGGACGGATTTGTTCTCAGGTATAACTTTTAAATTAATAAAAGGTGATCGAGTTGGATTGATAGGTAAAAATGGAGCAGGTAAATCTACTTTATTGAAGGTGTTATCTAAAGATATTGAAAGTAGCGGAGGAACTTTAGCATTTGATAAGGATATTAAAATTGGTTTCTTGCGTCAGGATATTGATTTTGTTCAAGGAAGAACAATTTTAGAAGAAGCTTATCAGGCTTTCGAAGAAATTATAGAGATTGAAGGAAAGTTAGAAGTAATCAATCAACATCTGGCGGAAAGAACAGATTATGAAAGCGAAAGTTATAATCAATTAATAATTGATTTGAATGAACATACAGAAAGATATGAGTTATTAGGAGGTTATAACTATCAAGGAGATACAGAGAAAATTCTCCAAGGTTTAGGTTTTCAACGGGAAGATTTTGATAAGCTGACAGATACTTTTTCTGGAGGATGGAGAATGCGTATTGAGTTAGCGAAATTGTTACTTCAAAATAACGATATTCTTTTACTCGATGAGCCTACTAACCACTTGGATATTGAATCGATTATTTGGTTAGAAAATTTCTTGAAGAACTATACAGGAGCTATTGTTTTAGTATCTCACGATAAAATGTTTCTGGATAATGTAACGAATAGAACCATTGAAATTTCTTTAGGTCAGATTTATGATTATAAAAAGCCATACTCTAAATACTTAGAACAACGAGCAGATATAAAGGAAAAGCAACTACAAGCTCAAAAGAATCAGGAGAAGGAGATTAAAAGAACTGAACAACTAATTGAGAAATTTAGAGCAAAGGCAAGTAAAGCTTCGATGGCACAATCCCTAATCAAGAAATTAGATAAAGTTGAAAGAATTGAAGTTGATCAGGATGAAAACGCAGTAATGAACGTTCGATTTGAAATCTCAAAAGAACCAGGAAAAATTATTGCAGAGGCTGAAAAGGTGTCAAAAAGTTATGGAACGAAAGAGGTTTTAAGAGATGTTAATTTAATAATTGAACGAAATGCAAAGGTCGCTTTTGTTGGTCAAAACGGACAAGGTAAATCTACTTTAGCAAAAATGATGGTTGGTGAAATTCCTTTTGAAGGAAATTTAAAGTTAGGTCATAATGTTGAAGTGGGTTATTTCGCGCAAAATCAATCAGAATATTTGCCTCAAGAGAAAACAGTATTAGAAATCGTTGAAGAAGCAGCGAATGATTCGAATAGAGTGCGAGCGAGAGATATGCTAGGAGCATTTTTATTCAGTGGAGATGCTGTTGAAAAGAAGGCGAAAGTACTATCAGGTGGAGAAAGAAATCGATTAGCACTTTGTAAGCTATTAATGACGCCATTTAACGTTTTAATAATGGACGAGCCTACCAATCATTTGGATATCGTATCTAAAAATGTTTTGAAAAAAGCGTTACAAAACTTCAACGGAACATTAATTCTAGTATCTCACGATCGTGAGTTTTTACAAGGATTAGCGAATAAAGTATATGGATTTAAGGATAAAATTATCAAAGAATATTTAGGGGATATCGATTATTTCTTAGAACAACATCAAATTGATAATTTAAGAGAAGCTGAAAAGCGAACTGTTTTAAAAGCGGAAAAAGATACAAGTAAAAAAGAGGCATATAAACTTTCGAAAGAACAGGAAAAAGAGCTTAAAAAATTAAGAAACAGGTCTTCAAAAATTGAAAACTTAATTGCTAATCTTGAGCAGGAAATTGAAAATATAGATTTAGAACTAGCTCAAAATTATGATGAAGTTTCTTCTCAACCTAATTTCTTTGAGGAATATAAAGCCAAGAAAGCGAAGCTAGATGATTTAATGTTTGAATGGGAAGAAGTTGAAGAAAAAATATCAGGTTTTTAA
- a CDS encoding NAD(P)/FAD-dependent oxidoreductase, which translates to MKVDYIVVGLGLAGLAFIEQLAKNNKSYVVFEDNSQNSSSVAAGTYNPVILKRFTPVWNGHEQLEFAMPFYDQISCKLKYEFDTKFSTKKVFNSIGDENNWFAALDKPMLSIYMSPYISKERIPGVIGNFGFGELKGTGRIDTKELIESYRSHLKTKGLLIERKFIYENLDLFEDRLIYDNLESKRIVFSEGFGLKLNPFFNYLPLNGTKGEIITIHAPELKIDFLLKSSVFVLPLGNDLYKVGATFNWKDKTLVPTEQGREELVEKLKKTISVPFEIVHQTAGIRPTVKDRRPLVGKHPKYPLLSVLNGLGTRGVMIAPTIARNLFNHLEKGEDLDRDIDIKRFES; encoded by the coding sequence ATGAAAGTTGATTATATAGTAGTAGGTTTAGGATTAGCTGGATTGGCCTTTATTGAGCAATTAGCAAAGAATAACAAATCCTATGTTGTATTTGAGGATAATTCTCAAAACTCTTCAAGTGTGGCAGCAGGAACTTATAATCCAGTTATCTTAAAAAGATTTACGCCAGTTTGGAATGGGCATGAGCAATTAGAATTTGCTATGCCGTTTTACGATCAAATTTCGTGTAAACTTAAGTATGAGTTTGACACTAAATTCAGTACCAAGAAAGTTTTTAATTCAATCGGAGATGAAAATAATTGGTTTGCTGCATTAGATAAACCTATGCTTTCCATATATATGAGTCCTTATATTTCAAAGGAAAGAATTCCTGGAGTAATTGGTAACTTTGGTTTTGGTGAACTTAAAGGAACGGGAAGAATAGATACTAAAGAGTTAATAGAATCCTATAGATCACATCTAAAAACAAAAGGCTTATTAATTGAAAGAAAATTCATATATGAAAATCTTGATCTTTTTGAGGACAGACTTATTTATGATAATTTAGAATCGAAGAGAATAGTTTTTTCTGAAGGTTTCGGATTAAAATTAAATCCATTTTTCAATTATTTACCTTTAAATGGAACAAAAGGTGAAATTATTACTATTCATGCACCTGAGTTGAAAATTGACTTCTTATTAAAATCATCAGTTTTTGTGCTTCCACTTGGAAATGATTTATATAAAGTTGGTGCTACCTTCAATTGGAAAGATAAAACACTTGTTCCAACCGAACAAGGTAGAGAAGAGTTAGTAGAGAAATTAAAAAAGACTATTTCAGTACCGTTTGAAATCGTTCATCAAACTGCGGGTATTCGACCCACAGTTAAAGATAGAAGACCTCTAGTTGGTAAACATCCAAAATATCCATTATTAAGCGTTTTAAATGGATTAGGCACACGTGGAGTTATGATTGCTCCAACCATCGCTCGAAACCTTTTTAATCATTTAGAAAAAGGAGAAGATTTAGATAGAGATATCGACATTAAAAGATTTGAATCTTAA